In Candidatus Woesearchaeota archaeon, a single genomic region encodes these proteins:
- the cyaB gene encoding class IV adenylate cyclase, which yields MPTETEVKIKIDNLEVMKAKILEMRAEPFKKRVLQIDYAYDNKNKLKKNGECLRIRDNAILTYKGPKQKGSKMKIREEIEVMVDNGKYLAEILGKLGYFPTQRKEKYREAYIFHLTQICLDETPMGPFLEIEGSKEGVLDIAKRLGFKEKDFNNKSYGTLWEEYAKKNKIKGDMVFPK from the coding sequence ATGCCCACAGAAACAGAAGTTAAAATCAAGATTGACAATCTTGAAGTCATGAAGGCAAAAATTCTGGAAATGCGCGCAGAGCCGTTCAAAAAGAGAGTGCTTCAGATAGACTATGCGTACGATAACAAAAACAAACTGAAAAAAAATGGAGAATGTCTAAGAATAAGAGACAATGCAATTTTGACGTACAAAGGTCCAAAACAAAAAGGATCAAAGATGAAGATTAGAGAAGAAATAGAAGTAATGGTGGATAATGGCAAATATCTTGCAGAAATTCTCGGAAAGCTAGGGTATTTTCCAACGCAAAGAAAAGAAAAATATAGAGAAGCGTATATTTTTCACCTCACCCAAATTTGCTTAGATGAGACGCCAATGGGGCCATTCCTCGAGATTGAAGGATCAAAGGAAGGAGTGCTTGACATCGCAAAAAGACTCGGATTTAAAGAAAAAGATTTTAACAATAAATCTTATGGAACGCTCTGGGAAGAATACGCGAAGAAAAATAAAATCAAAGGAGACATGGTATTTCCTAAGTGA
- a CDS encoding diphthamide synthesis protein has product MKYDLELEKAIEKIKETNAKLVCIQLPDGIKPKAREICDTLQKETGATILIWQGSCYGACDWPLGIDKLGVDLLIAWGHSVWKHDTFEGIAVDE; this is encoded by the coding sequence ATGAAATACGATCTTGAGCTTGAGAAAGCAATCGAAAAAATAAAAGAAACAAACGCGAAGCTTGTTTGTATCCAGCTTCCTGATGGAATTAAGCCAAAAGCGCGGGAAATCTGCGACACGCTGCAGAAAGAAACAGGCGCGACAATTCTTATTTGGCAGGGAAGCTGCTATGGCGCTTGTGATTGGCCGCTCGGCATTGATAAATTGGGAGTCGATCTTCTTATTGCGTGGGGACATTCTGTCTGGAAACACGATACATTTGAAGGTATTGCAGTGGATGAGTAA